A region of Lichenibacterium dinghuense DNA encodes the following proteins:
- the hydA gene encoding dihydropyrimidinase, translating to MSTVIKGGTVVTAARSFPADVLIEGGRVAAVGPDLAGDESVDAAGCLVLPGGIDPHTHLEMPFMGTTTADDYASGTRAALAGGTTMVVDFCIPGHGQKLMDAWADWDRRSATAACDYAYHMCIVGWSDAIREEMAEVVAKGVTTFKHFMAYKGALMVNDEEMFASFRRCAELGAMPLVHAENGDVVAALQVELLARGITGPEGHGYSRPPRVEGEAANRAIMLADQAGVPLYVVHTSSIEAHEAIRRARANGQRVYGEPLIQHLVLDESEYLHPDWDHAARRVMSPPFRDKRNQDDLWNGLRAGSLQVVATDHCAFTTEQKRFGRSDFTKIPNGTGGLEDRMPVLWTRGVGEGRLTPEEFVAVTSTNIARILGLYPKKGSLEVGADADVVVWDPAATKTISAGAQISAIDYNVFEGLSCTGLPRTVLSRGEIVVRDGRVQAESGRGRFVPRRPFTPEARAARRMFDLAAPRAVAR from the coding sequence ATGTCCACGGTCATCAAGGGCGGGACGGTGGTGACGGCGGCGCGGAGCTTTCCGGCCGACGTGCTGATCGAGGGCGGACGGGTCGCCGCGGTCGGCCCGGACCTCGCGGGCGACGAGTCGGTCGACGCCGCGGGCTGCCTCGTCCTGCCGGGCGGCATCGACCCGCACACCCACCTCGAGATGCCCTTCATGGGCACCACGACGGCCGACGACTACGCCTCCGGCACCCGCGCCGCGCTGGCGGGCGGAACCACCATGGTGGTCGACTTCTGCATCCCCGGCCACGGCCAGAAGCTGATGGACGCCTGGGCCGACTGGGACCGGCGCTCCGCCACCGCGGCCTGCGACTACGCATATCACATGTGCATCGTGGGCTGGTCGGATGCGATCCGGGAGGAAATGGCCGAGGTCGTCGCGAAGGGCGTCACCACATTCAAGCACTTCATGGCCTACAAGGGCGCCCTGATGGTGAACGACGAGGAGATGTTCGCCTCGTTCCGCCGCTGCGCCGAGCTCGGCGCCATGCCGCTGGTCCACGCCGAGAACGGCGACGTCGTGGCGGCATTGCAGGTCGAGCTGCTCGCGCGGGGCATCACCGGCCCCGAGGGCCACGGCTATTCGCGCCCGCCGCGCGTCGAGGGCGAGGCCGCCAACCGCGCCATCATGCTGGCCGATCAGGCCGGCGTGCCGCTCTACGTCGTCCACACCTCCTCGATCGAGGCCCACGAGGCGATCCGCCGGGCGCGCGCGAACGGCCAGCGCGTCTACGGCGAGCCCTTGATCCAGCACCTCGTGCTCGACGAAAGCGAGTACCTCCACCCCGACTGGGACCACGCCGCCCGCCGCGTGATGTCGCCGCCCTTCCGCGACAAGCGCAACCAGGACGACCTGTGGAACGGGCTGCGCGCCGGCTCGCTGCAGGTGGTGGCCACCGACCACTGCGCCTTCACGACCGAGCAGAAGCGCTTCGGCCGCTCCGACTTCACCAAGATTCCCAACGGCACCGGCGGCCTCGAGGACCGCATGCCGGTGCTGTGGACCCGCGGGGTCGGCGAGGGGCGCCTGACGCCGGAGGAGTTCGTCGCCGTCACCTCCACCAACATCGCCCGCATCCTCGGCCTCTACCCGAAGAAGGGCTCGCTGGAAGTCGGCGCGGACGCCGACGTCGTCGTTTGGGATCCGGCCGCAACCAAGACCATCTCGGCCGGCGCGCAGATATCGGCCATCGACTACAACGTGTTCGAGGGGCTGAGCTGCACGGGCCTGCCCCGCACCGTCCTGTCGCGCGGCGAGATCGTCGTGCGCGACGGGCGCGTGCAGGCCGAATCGGGCCGCGGCCGCTTCGTGCCGCGGCGCCCGTTCACGCCGGAAGCGCGGGCGGCGCGGCGCATGTTCGACCTCGCGGCTCCGCGGGCGGTCGCCCGCTGA
- a CDS encoding ABC transporter permease, which produces MRTEALKLSRPAARPRRSGTIARALFGRAVPVLTVVLAILALWYAAAVGMNADAQRQADADAGIADAGWRDFVAGTWAQSHPRLPAPHQIAAEIGRTVFAVAPTSKRSLVYHAGVTLEATALGFALGGLVGFALSLFVVHVPSLDRGLMPWIVASQTVPIVALAPMIVVILNQISVTGLWPKAAIAAYLSFFPVAVGMAKGLRSPEPLHLDLLRTYSASRPQVLRFLRLPASLPFLFASAKVGAAASLVGTVVAEVTKSEDGGLGARLLAGSYYGQTVQIWAALAVASVCGAALVGIVSAVEAVVLRRTGAAR; this is translated from the coding sequence ATGCGGACTGAGGCGCTGAAGCTGAGCCGGCCGGCGGCGCGCCCGCGGCGTTCCGGCACGATCGCTCGCGCGCTCTTCGGCCGTGCGGTCCCGGTGCTGACGGTCGTGCTGGCGATCCTCGCCCTGTGGTACGCGGCGGCGGTCGGGATGAACGCGGACGCGCAGCGCCAGGCCGACGCCGATGCGGGCATCGCCGACGCCGGGTGGCGCGACTTCGTCGCCGGCACCTGGGCGCAGTCCCACCCGCGCCTGCCGGCCCCGCACCAGATCGCGGCCGAGATCGGGCGCACGGTCTTCGCCGTCGCGCCGACCTCCAAGCGCAGCCTCGTCTACCACGCGGGCGTGACGCTGGAGGCGACCGCGCTCGGCTTCGCGCTCGGCGGGCTGGTCGGCTTCGCCCTGAGCCTCTTCGTGGTGCACGTGCCGAGCCTCGACCGCGGCCTGATGCCCTGGATCGTCGCCAGCCAGACGGTGCCCATCGTGGCGCTGGCGCCGATGATCGTGGTGATCCTCAACCAGATCTCGGTGACGGGGCTCTGGCCCAAGGCCGCGATCGCCGCCTACCTGTCCTTCTTCCCCGTCGCGGTCGGCATGGCAAAGGGCCTGCGCTCGCCCGAACCGCTGCACCTCGATCTCCTGCGGACCTATTCCGCCTCGCGGCCGCAGGTGCTGCGCTTCCTGCGGCTTCCGGCGAGCCTGCCGTTCCTGTTCGCGAGCGCCAAGGTGGGGGCGGCCGCGAGCCTCGTCGGCACGGTCGTGGCGGAGGTGACGAAGTCGGAGGACGGCGGCCTCGGCGCGCGGCTCCTCGCCGGCTCCTATTACGGGCAGACCGTGCAGATCTGGGCCGCCCTGGCGGTCGCCTCGGTCTGCGGCGCCGCGCTGGTCGGGATCGTGTCGGCGGTCGAGGCCGTCGTGCTGCGCCGCACGGGGGCCGCGCGGTGA
- a CDS encoding TOBE domain-containing protein, which produces MRLSARNQLKGRIVEVTKGQTTAHVRIDIGGGTIVTASVTNEAVDELGLKVGEAAHAVIKASDVMVAVD; this is translated from the coding sequence ATGCGGTTGAGTGCGCGGAACCAGTTGAAGGGCCGCATCGTCGAGGTCACCAAGGGTCAGACCACGGCCCACGTCCGCATCGACATCGGCGGCGGCACGATCGTGACGGCCTCGGTCACCAACGAGGCGGTGGACGAGCTCGGCCTCAAGGTCGGGGAAGCGGCGCATGCCGTCATCAAGGCCTCCGACGTCATGGTCGCGGTGGACTGA
- a CDS encoding ABC transporter substrate-binding protein: MAFGLAAMAAALAAGGAARAADPVTLQLKWVADAQFAGYFVAKDKGFYKDAGLDVTIKPGGPDVNPEQVLAGGGADVVVDWMPSALATREKGSPVVNIAQPFKRSGLELTCRADSGVKTPADFPGHTLGVWFAGNEYPFLARMAKLKISTNGPPGVTVLKQGFNVDPLLQKQAACISTMTYNEYWQLIEAGMKPAQLVVFNYTDEGENTLEDGLYALEPKLKDPAFTDRMARFVKASMQGWDYAQAHPDEAVKIVLDNDTSGAQTEEHQKHMMDDVNKLTKGSDGALDPAAYAQTVKVLLSSGSDPVITKEPQGAWTHAVTDKAGIKAP, encoded by the coding sequence ATGGCGTTCGGTCTGGCCGCGATGGCGGCCGCGCTCGCGGCGGGGGGCGCGGCGCGGGCCGCCGATCCCGTGACGCTGCAGTTGAAGTGGGTCGCCGACGCGCAGTTCGCCGGCTACTTCGTCGCCAAGGACAAGGGCTTCTACAAGGACGCCGGCCTCGACGTCACGATCAAGCCCGGCGGGCCGGACGTGAACCCCGAGCAGGTGCTGGCGGGCGGCGGCGCCGACGTGGTGGTCGACTGGATGCCCTCGGCCCTGGCGACGCGCGAGAAGGGCTCGCCCGTGGTCAACATCGCCCAGCCGTTCAAGCGCTCGGGGCTTGAGCTGACCTGCCGGGCCGACTCCGGCGTCAAGACGCCGGCCGACTTCCCCGGCCATACGCTCGGCGTCTGGTTCGCCGGCAACGAGTACCCGTTCCTGGCCAGGATGGCGAAGCTCAAGATCTCCACCAACGGCCCGCCCGGCGTCACCGTGCTCAAGCAGGGCTTCAACGTCGACCCGCTGCTGCAGAAGCAGGCCGCCTGCATCTCGACCATGACCTACAACGAATACTGGCAGCTCATCGAGGCCGGCATGAAGCCGGCCCAGCTCGTCGTCTTCAACTACACCGACGAGGGCGAGAATACGCTTGAGGACGGCCTCTACGCGCTCGAGCCCAAGCTGAAGGATCCCGCCTTCACCGACCGCATGGCGCGCTTCGTCAAGGCCTCGATGCAGGGCTGGGACTACGCGCAGGCGCACCCCGACGAGGCCGTCAAGATCGTGCTCGACAACGACACCTCGGGCGCCCAGACCGAGGAGCACCAGAAGCACATGATGGACGACGTCAACAAGCTCACGAAGGGCTCCGACGGCGCGCTCGACCCCGCCGCCTACGCCCAGACCGTGAAGGTGCTGCTCTCGTCTGGGTCCGACCCGGTCATCACCAAGGAGCCGCAGGGCGCCTGGACCCATGCCGTCACGGACAAGGCCGGCATCAAGGCGCCGTGA
- a CDS encoding ABC transporter permease has translation MSAAGWLGCAAVWLAAWALVELIVWRAPRRGVAGRAAAVAVPLIFGATVLLLWEAIVRGLGVPAVILPPPSAVAARLAASPGMLLADFVQTMKGLAAGYVLGCGGGFLAALAIDRVPFLQRGLLPLGTLVSALPVVGVAPIMVMWFGFDWPSKAAVVAAMTVFPMLVNCNAGLGATSALDRDLMSTYAAPYGVTLRKLRLPAALPFVFNGLKICTTLALIGAIVAEFFGTPIVGMGFRINAEVGRMNIDTVWATIAVAAVSGSLLYGLVAAVERRATFWHPSFRGRRD, from the coding sequence GTGAGCGCCGCGGGTTGGCTCGGCTGCGCCGCCGTCTGGCTCGCCGCCTGGGCGCTCGTCGAGCTGATCGTGTGGAGGGCGCCGCGCCGCGGCGTCGCCGGCCGGGCCGCGGCGGTCGCGGTGCCGCTGATCTTCGGCGCCACGGTGCTGTTATTGTGGGAGGCCATCGTGCGCGGCCTCGGCGTGCCGGCGGTGATCCTGCCGCCGCCCTCCGCGGTCGCGGCCCGCCTCGCCGCCTCGCCGGGCATGCTGCTCGCCGACTTCGTCCAGACCATGAAGGGTCTGGCGGCCGGCTACGTCCTCGGCTGCGGCGGCGGCTTCCTCGCGGCCCTCGCGATCGACCGGGTGCCCTTCCTGCAGCGCGGCCTCCTGCCGCTCGGCACGCTGGTGTCCGCCCTCCCGGTGGTCGGCGTGGCGCCGATCATGGTCATGTGGTTCGGCTTCGACTGGCCGTCCAAGGCGGCCGTCGTGGCCGCCATGACGGTTTTCCCCATGCTGGTGAACTGCAACGCCGGCCTCGGCGCGACCTCGGCGCTCGACCGCGACCTGATGAGCACCTACGCGGCGCCCTACGGCGTCACGCTGCGCAAGCTCCGGCTGCCGGCCGCGCTGCCCTTCGTCTTCAACGGTCTCAAGATCTGCACCACGCTGGCGCTGATCGGCGCGATCGTGGCCGAGTTCTTCGGCACGCCCATCGTCGGCATGGGCTTCCGCATCAACGCGGAGGTCGGCCGCATGAACATCGACACCGTCTGGGCCACGATCGCCGTGGCGGCGGTGTCCGGCTCGCTGCTCTACGGCCTCGTGGCCGCGGTCGAGCGGCGCGCGACCTTCTGGCACCCGTCCTTCCGCGGGCGCCGCGACTGA
- a CDS encoding ABC transporter ATP-binding protein, protein MTTPAATTAAVEARDLSLVFETADGPVHALSRVDLSIAPGEFVSLIGPSGCGKTTLLRVIGDLESATSGTIAVKGMSPREARLGRSYGYVFQAPALYPWRSVARNVALPLEIMGYPKAERRRRVEAGLDLVNLAGFGNKFPWQLSGGMQQRASIARALSFDPDLLLMDEPFGALDEIVRDKLNEQLLRLWDRTGKTVVFVTHSIPEAVFLSTRIVVMSPRPGRVQDIVACDFPRDRNLDIRETPEFLRVAHRVREGLRAGHAYAD, encoded by the coding sequence ATGACGACGCCGGCCGCCACCACCGCGGCCGTCGAGGCGCGCGACCTGTCGCTCGTCTTCGAGACGGCGGACGGGCCCGTGCACGCCCTGTCGCGCGTCGACCTCAGCATCGCGCCGGGCGAGTTCGTGTCGCTGATCGGCCCCTCCGGATGCGGCAAGACCACGCTGCTGCGCGTCATCGGCGACCTCGAATCGGCGACGTCGGGCACGATCGCGGTCAAGGGGATGAGCCCGCGCGAGGCGCGCCTCGGGCGGTCCTACGGCTACGTGTTCCAGGCGCCCGCGCTCTATCCCTGGCGCAGCGTGGCGCGCAACGTCGCCCTGCCGCTGGAGATCATGGGCTACCCGAAAGCGGAGCGGCGCCGGCGCGTCGAGGCGGGGCTCGACCTCGTGAACCTCGCCGGCTTCGGCAACAAGTTCCCCTGGCAGCTGTCCGGCGGCATGCAGCAGCGCGCCTCCATCGCCCGCGCCCTGTCGTTCGACCCCGACCTCCTGCTGATGGACGAGCCCTTCGGAGCGCTCGACGAGATCGTGCGCGACAAGCTGAACGAGCAGCTCCTGCGCCTGTGGGACCGCACCGGCAAGACGGTGGTCTTCGTCACCCATTCGATCCCCGAGGCGGTGTTCCTGTCGACCCGCATCGTCGTCATGTCGCCCCGGCCCGGCCGGGTGCAGGACATCGTGGCCTGCGACTTCCCGCGGGACCGCAACCTCGACATCCGCGAGACGCCGGAGTTCCTGAGGGTGGCGCACCGCGTCCGCGAGGGCTTGCGCGCCGGCCACGCCTATGCGGACTGA
- a CDS encoding TetR/AcrR family transcriptional regulator, with protein sequence MPLRKPRAEGEKAERGSAARAEVEELILRAAEAEFAEKGYEGATTSAIAARAGLPKANLHYYVATKEALYRRVVEGVVEAWLAEARSFDGEASAAEALARYIAGKMDLARARPLGSRIFAREVMSGAPVVRGFLETTLADWVRDRGAVVEGWIAGGQLRPIEPRVLFFMIWATTQHYADFAAQIEALNGGAPLDDGAFAAAKRQVVETILRGIAPERG encoded by the coding sequence ATGCCGTTACGAAAGCCCAGGGCCGAGGGGGAGAAGGCCGAGCGGGGATCGGCCGCGCGCGCCGAAGTCGAGGAGCTGATCCTGCGCGCCGCCGAGGCCGAGTTCGCCGAGAAGGGATACGAGGGCGCCACGACGAGCGCCATCGCGGCGCGGGCCGGGCTGCCGAAGGCCAACCTCCACTATTACGTCGCCACCAAGGAGGCGCTCTACCGCCGCGTGGTCGAGGGCGTGGTCGAGGCCTGGCTCGCGGAGGCGCGGAGCTTCGACGGCGAAGCCTCGGCCGCGGAGGCGCTGGCGCGCTACATCGCGGGCAAGATGGACCTCGCGCGCGCCCGGCCGCTCGGCTCGCGCATCTTCGCCCGCGAGGTCATGAGCGGCGCCCCGGTGGTGCGCGGATTCCTCGAAACCACGCTGGCCGACTGGGTGAGGGACCGCGGCGCCGTCGTGGAGGGCTGGATCGCCGGCGGGCAGTTGCGCCCGATCGAGCCCCGCGTCCTGTTCTTCATGATCTGGGCCACGACGCAGCATTACGCCGACTTCGCGGCCCAGATCGAGGCGCTGAACGGCGGCGCGCCGCTCGACGACGGGGCCTTCGCGGCGGCCAAGCGGCAGGTGGTCGAGACCATCCTGCGCGGCATCGCGCCCGAGCGCGGGTGA
- a CDS encoding Zn-dependent hydrolase has product MPDLSNLRIDGARLWDSLMEMGQVGGTPKGGCNRLTLTDVDKRGRELFARWCEAAGLSMTVDAMGNMFARREGTEDHLPPVMMGSHLDTQPTGGKYDGVLGVLAGLEVLRSLNDLNVRTRHPIEVANWTNEEGSRFAPAMVASGVFAGAYTLEEAYAIRDREGHRLGDELERIGFKGEVPCGGREIRAMFELHIEQGPVLEDEGIDIGVVTHGQGQRWFEVTLKGFESHAGSTPMPRRRDALVGAARVVELVNRIGLSHPPLAVSTTGMLTPYPGSRNVIPGEVFLTCEFRHPDEAVLEAMEAELRAGVAAICEAAGLEPEIKRVFVYPPVPFDAGCVGVVRRAAERGGFSHRDIVSGAGHDACYIARVAPTAMIFTPCVGGVSHNESEEISPAWASAGAQVLLHAVLETAEVVG; this is encoded by the coding sequence ATGCCAGATCTGTCCAACCTCCGCATCGACGGGGCGCGGCTTTGGGACAGCCTGATGGAGATGGGGCAGGTCGGCGGGACCCCGAAGGGGGGCTGCAATCGGCTGACCCTCACCGACGTCGACAAGCGCGGGCGCGAGCTCTTCGCGCGCTGGTGCGAGGCCGCCGGGCTGTCGATGACCGTCGACGCCATGGGCAACATGTTCGCCCGCCGCGAGGGCACGGAGGACCACTTGCCGCCCGTGATGATGGGCAGCCACCTCGACACGCAGCCGACGGGCGGCAAATACGACGGCGTGCTCGGCGTGCTGGCCGGCCTGGAGGTGCTGCGCTCGCTGAACGACCTCAACGTCCGCACGCGCCACCCGATCGAGGTCGCCAACTGGACCAACGAGGAAGGCTCGCGCTTCGCCCCCGCCATGGTGGCGTCGGGGGTCTTCGCCGGCGCCTACACGCTGGAGGAGGCCTACGCGATCCGGGACCGCGAGGGGCACCGGCTCGGCGACGAGCTGGAGCGCATCGGCTTCAAGGGCGAGGTGCCCTGCGGCGGGCGTGAGATCCGGGCCATGTTCGAGCTCCACATCGAGCAGGGGCCGGTCCTGGAGGACGAGGGGATCGACATCGGCGTGGTCACCCACGGGCAGGGCCAGCGCTGGTTCGAGGTGACGCTGAAGGGGTTCGAGAGCCACGCCGGCTCGACGCCGATGCCGCGCCGGCGGGACGCGCTGGTGGGCGCCGCGCGCGTGGTCGAGCTCGTCAACCGCATCGGGCTCTCCCACCCGCCGCTGGCCGTCTCGACCACGGGCATGCTCACGCCCTATCCGGGCTCGCGCAACGTCATCCCGGGCGAGGTCTTCCTCACCTGCGAGTTCCGCCACCCCGACGAGGCGGTGCTGGAGGCCATGGAGGCGGAGCTGCGCGCCGGCGTCGCCGCCATCTGCGAGGCGGCCGGGCTGGAGCCCGAGATCAAGCGCGTCTTCGTCTACCCGCCCGTGCCCTTCGACGCGGGATGCGTCGGCGTGGTGCGGCGCGCGGCGGAGCGGGGCGGCTTCAGCCACCGCGACATCGTGTCGGGCGCCGGGCACGACGCTTGCTACATCGCCCGCGTGGCTCCGACCGCGATGATCTTCACGCCCTGCGTGGGCGGGGTGAGCCACAACGAATCCGAGGAGATCTCGCCGGCCTGGGCGAGCGCCGGCGCCCAGGTGCTGCTCCACGCCGTGCTGGAAACCGCCGAAGTCGTGGGCTGA